A segment of the Anguilla anguilla isolate fAngAng1 chromosome 6, fAngAng1.pri, whole genome shotgun sequence genome:
tgcaatttattttaacttttgagGTTTAACTTTTGTTAAAATACTACATAAAAAAGTGTCACTGTATTTGAGAAACTTTTAATGATCTTTTGTCATCAATTTCTctcttcataaatatttaataatgaagagccattttgaaaaactttaCCTGatagaataattttaaaaaccctcTTAAACCAGGGGTAGAAAAATCCATAAATGAGAGGGTTACAGGTAGAATTAATATACGTCAACCATCCAAGAGCATCGAATACAACAGTAGGAGCAGAATAATCAAGGAATGAATCAACTACAAGCAGCATGGTAAATGGCAGgcaacacaacagaaaaacaccCAGTACAATGGCCAGGGTTTTTGcagcctttctctctgtctgttcagACGTGCCGTTTTTATCACATCGTGCTCTTGTCATTGCTAAGCTGCACTTGATTTTTCTGGCTTGCACTTTTGCAACATAGAAAATCTTCATATAGAGGGCTATCATCACTGTGCCTGGAATGAAGAAGGCCACAAAAGCTGCCATCATCCCCCTTTCTttactaaaaaacaaaatacaggagCCTGTGCAAGGATCTATAAACAACTCCTCCACACCGACTAGATTGACTTTGGACAGAATCACCCCAAACCCAAATGCAAAGGAAAACATCCAGGTGATTCCAATAAGGGCTGCTACCTTGTGCATGGTTACTGAGGTCCTGTACTGAAGAGGCTTACAGATGGCCAAATATCTGTCAACAGATATGAGACCCAGATGTAAGAGGGATGCAATGGACATCATGATGTCAACGCTGGAGTGTATCTTACAAAATGTTTCTCCAAAATACCAACAGTCTTCTACAGATCTGATCATGCTACATGGCATAAGGAAAGCCCCCAAGAACCAGTCGATGAATGCTAAAGAGAGGATGATGAGGTTTGTTGGAGAATGGAGCTGTCTGAAATGAGAGATGGAGATGATGACCAGCAGGTTTCCACAGATAGTCATTAGAATGATGAAAGCCATGCAAAAATACATGGCCACTTTGATAAAGATCAGTTTTTGACTTCGTAGGCAGGATCCTTTCAGGTTAGGGAAACAGTATTTTGTTTCTTCAGAATCTCCTGTCAAGTTAATAGAAAGAATTTCCATCTTTGGAGATTGTTAGTATCtgtaacaaacaaatatttgtttgattgtttgcaTCTTTTCAACAGACATAAACATAATCTTCACTGATGAACTCTTGACACAAAAAAATTTCATGAGATGTTTacgattctgttgttgtttcagTCATTGATGAATCTTTAAATGAATTGattataaaacatatataatataatgtccAAGGCATAATGCATATTATGAATCCAACAATTGAAGTATATTATTCTCTAGGTCTTAattacatgttcattttcatgatTTAATGGTTACCTTATTGGTATGAATTATAGCTCCGCCAATGGTATTGAAGATTAACATATGTGAAGTTCTGTGTGCAGTAAGAGATATAGCAAATATATTCTTGTCTGTCATATTAACATCCTGTGTTCTTTGaaaaagtttcatttcatttgatctACAAGGCTATGATCTGTACTGACTTTTCAGACCAATTATATACCTAAATGGTAAAAAGGTGACACCCATCTGAATGACAAGAATGACGTATGAGAGTCTAGggtggtttacagaagtgtaTCCCTTGtcagacccccaaaggaaaacagactgtgtttactgtgttggCATGGAGTCAGcaggtgtgataaagagacagtgctcagtttcAAAACACTTCTACTGGAAcgacatgtaaaaatatatctATTTGATGTCATTTGGTAATTATattcaaagatatcaattatcaattagaTCGCCTAATTcatgttttaactgttgatgtaCTTGTGTTTGGTATTTAGAGAGCCGAATGTCAAATGACGGTATTAATGGTTAAAACTGCAGGATTcgaaaaattaaatatatttcaattaatcctcacaTTGCtgactacatatatatatatatatatatatatatatatatatatattccaccATGTTTGGACATTACTAagatattttcttgatttgatgctgtactccacaattctagatttgtaatcaaatttgtaatcaaaagaCTTTTTAGAACCTTAAATGATACattgtgtgaccagattgaatgtaaaaaaagaaatgaatgtaaTCTGGCCCAAATATAGGCCTGTACTACTTAAGGAGTTAAAGGCAACATATTTGCCATTAACTGTGTTTTTACAATTAAAGAAGAATACATGTAttgttaaaggagtaacatggtggttttcagaCTTTCTCGGTTCTATGTGCTTTTTGCACAAGAgacattgaagaaacacgatgagtaaagtattacatatgtccgttctttatttttggagaaatatgcattttaaatttatcatcCTATTTTCAACTGGTTGAGAATGTTATCGACTTAGTgcgtcacaagtacagtaactactcccctttccacgccccgtaaagaaatctgactggacacaccgtcctgctacaagtgtgctgtgaagtttagttagcaaacaacaaggctgaatccttcagacgtaatttacatagaaactatacgctcagatcgcctagtttcactcactgtggccaagcggaatcgataacgtttcagaacaTATAcaactttaaaaggtttaattcaatcttctacagGGACGTTTtaccgtttattgagggtgtgaaggaaaatttcggtgccgctgactataatcgaatgtttttcagatttaccgttagattgagcaagtatcattcaaagtacatttttatgggttagtgctgtccgattgtgctagctgcttcacattaaccttgtacggcgatcagtaaaggctaacagcacagcaccacttaattattgtcacttctgtCACCACtgtaaagaactaaaaaaaggcgacaaactaccttttctgtgagaaatgtattgtcgagctcacgcgcatacactgctggcgacattcttaagctccgttttgccttccctactgtcagtcagatttccgtgatagctcattctaaatcatatttggggacccatggataactcgtgacccatagtttgtgccgctggcttacaggcaagacaatgcaaatatttgactaatgttaggttcacttattgccttttaaggactattagactcTGGATGGTgatattcatttatagctagctagcaaacgttagctagctatgtattttgctttaataatgtaatgttatcgataatgttagctagctagtttgctttcataaggacgttataattgtggttttatcttaacttgggtAGCTggctagcaaaaattattattggatataagtcaacgtccttagctatcgatacttgatatactaagttagctagtGTGAAAACTCAGTCTCCCAATatgagcgcgtatcatggaggtagctatggtaagGGGGCAcaatctgtcaatcatagctaactgacagttctcattaccacgcccagacagttcgggtgaacttttatagtgggaaatttaggcctagaaaaataagttttaaaatacatttaaatgactgaataataaaaaaaattatgcacatttgttttgttgttgcctaaagacaactggcacgtgtcacattcaaccaccatatTACTCCTTTAATTAAAGATTAGTTAATATATTGTGTGTTTACAAGTTCAAATTTACACCTTgcgtatttttgtatttttcttgaatttctttgtacataCAATTGACAGTGATGCCCTAAAAATAGTAGGGGGCTAATTCTGCCCCAACTAAATTAATCTTggaaaaaacattgatttatgTGACCACACCATGTGAGGCAGGTTTATACCATGCAATACTGCTTTCCTTAAAAACAGTAGAAAAACAGACTAGAATCCCATCTGAGGACACATCTTCACAAAGCAGTTGTTTTACcatgctaatttaaatttatcGTGAAATACATTCCTCATCGATGTGTTGTGTCATATCATGTTGTGCCATATATTTTATAAGTTGTGATGCCTGGTGTGGCATATGACTGAGGGCTGTCAGGCAAGAATACTGCTACCATATAACAAGGCCTGTCATATAATATTAACCTCCTTTCTTTTCTGCTGCCAGGCTCAAAAATGTAAGTTCCAAACTGACAGTCCTGAACAACCGCGCCTACATAGAATTTAGGACTTTCACAGCCATGCTGGGCCCTGGCATTCCGAATAGCTTCATGTTCTATTGTTTCTTCGTAGGTAATAATACCTTGCAGGACAGGAGACATCAGAACCTATGTTAAATGATACTGTCCCACTCTCGTGTGCTGTAAGAAGAAAATTTGATCTGGCAGTACATAAAGTTGCACCATCAACCATTTTTTTAGGCATGTGTATTTCAGAACTGAGGACAAGGTCCtcagattgtatatttattaatgaCCCATTACCTGGAATCTGAGTGTACAGTGGTCTGAAAAAagattttcccccttcctgatctTTAGACAacataatattagacaaagtcCAACTGAATGAAGACAaaacattactttttcacatgggtggtAAGAGGGTGGTTGAta
Coding sequences within it:
- the LOC118229434 gene encoding trace amine-associated receptor 1-like codes for the protein MEILSINLTGDSEETKYCFPNLKGSCLRSQKLIFIKVAMYFCMAFIILMTICGNLLVIISISHFRQLHSPTNLIILSLAFIDWFLGAFLMPCSMIRSVEDCWYFGETFCKIHSSVDIMMSIASLLHLGLISVDRYLAICKPLQYRTSVTMHKVAALIGITWMFSFAFGFGVILSKVNLVGVEELFIDPCTGSCILFFSKERGMMAAFVAFFIPGTVMIALYMKIFYVAKVQARKIKCSLAMTRARCDKNGTSEQTERKAAKTLAIVLGVFLLCCLPFTMLLVVDSFLDYSAPTVVFDALGWLTYINSTCNPLIYGFFYPWFKRVFKIILSGKVFQNGSSLLNIYEERN